A window of Brachybacterium fresconis contains these coding sequences:
- a CDS encoding molybdopterin-dependent oxidoreductase, with protein sequence MTARDRPVPWWSAIAGVVAGLVLVAVAQLVSLAFSSSSAPFVAVGGGFIDIIPPWVKDLAIGLFGTKDKLVLFASMITVYVLLTGLNGALGARRPRIAAGVQAGLGLFAAIVVLTRADTSAADALPTVAGTVAAVPLLVVMLRAVRPGSTETTWNRRRALVGIGALGVGAIAAAAIARGVTASRELARRAAQYVLPDPVASAEPIPEDAQVDLEGMPPYVTPNADFYRIDTALAVPRVDPTSWQLRIHGLVDHELTLSFEELLAEPMITRHVTLACVSNPVGGELAGNATWLGVPVRDLLERVGIQDGADMVLSRSIDGFTASTPLEALTDARDSLVAVGMNGQPLPQQHGYPVRMVVPGLYGYVSATKWLTELKVTRFADDVAYWSTRGWSERGPIKIASRIDVPRSSQSLTPDGAGAVMLGGTAWAQQRGIAAVEVRIDDGDWREADLGAEVTEDTWVQWSLRWEDAAPGDHTATVRATDGEGEVQTDEQAPPAPNGASGWHRIDITVE encoded by the coding sequence ATGACCGCCCGCGACCGGCCCGTCCCGTGGTGGTCCGCCATCGCGGGCGTGGTCGCGGGCCTCGTGCTGGTGGCCGTCGCGCAGCTCGTCTCGCTGGCCTTCAGCTCCTCCTCGGCCCCCTTCGTGGCCGTCGGCGGGGGATTCATCGACATCATCCCGCCGTGGGTGAAAGACCTGGCCATCGGCTTGTTCGGCACCAAGGACAAACTTGTCCTGTTCGCGTCCATGATCACGGTGTACGTCCTCCTCACGGGCCTCAACGGCGCCCTCGGCGCCCGTCGGCCGCGCATCGCCGCCGGGGTGCAGGCCGGGCTCGGCCTGTTCGCGGCGATCGTCGTGCTGACCCGGGCGGACACCAGCGCGGCGGACGCGCTGCCCACCGTGGCCGGGACCGTGGCCGCGGTGCCGCTGCTGGTGGTCATGCTCCGTGCCGTGCGGCCCGGGTCGACGGAGACGACCTGGAATCGTCGTCGGGCGCTGGTCGGCATCGGGGCGCTCGGGGTCGGGGCGATCGCCGCCGCCGCCATCGCACGCGGCGTCACGGCGAGCCGTGAACTGGCCCGTCGGGCCGCGCAGTACGTGCTGCCGGACCCGGTCGCCTCCGCGGAGCCGATTCCCGAGGACGCTCAGGTGGACCTCGAGGGCATGCCCCCGTATGTCACCCCGAATGCGGACTTCTACCGGATCGACACCGCCCTCGCCGTGCCGCGCGTCGATCCCACCTCGTGGCAGCTGCGGATCCACGGCCTGGTGGACCACGAGCTGACCCTGAGCTTCGAGGAGCTGCTGGCCGAACCGATGATCACCAGGCACGTGACGCTGGCCTGCGTCTCCAATCCCGTCGGCGGGGAGCTCGCCGGGAACGCGACCTGGCTGGGCGTGCCTGTGCGCGACCTGCTCGAACGGGTCGGGATCCAGGACGGAGCCGACATGGTCCTCTCCCGCTCGATCGACGGGTTCACCGCCTCGACCCCGCTCGAGGCGCTGACCGACGCGAGGGACTCCCTGGTCGCCGTCGGCATGAACGGGCAGCCGCTGCCGCAGCAGCACGGCTATCCGGTGCGCATGGTGGTTCCGGGGCTGTACGGCTACGTCTCGGCCACGAAATGGCTCACGGAGCTGAAGGTCACGCGCTTCGCGGACGACGTCGCCTACTGGTCCACGCGCGGCTGGTCGGAGCGGGGCCCGATCAAGATCGCCTCGCGCATCGACGTGCCCCGCAGCAGTCAGTCGCTGACTCCCGATGGGGCGGGCGCCGTCATGCTCGGGGGCACCGCCTGGGCGCAGCAGCGCGGGATCGCGGCGGTCGAGGTGCGGATCGACGACGGGGACTGGCGCGAGGCCGACCTCGGCGCCGAGGTCACCGAGGACACCTGGGTGCAGTGGTCGCTGCGCTGGGAGGATGCCGCCCCGGGCGATCACACGGCGACGGTGCGGGCCACCGACGGCGAAGGAGAGGTCCAGACCGACGAGCAGGCCCCTCCCGCCCCGAACGGGGCGAGCGGCTGGCACCGGATCGACATCACGGTGGAGTGA
- a CDS encoding aminoacyl-tRNA deacylase, with product MSETPATSALEASGLDHEITRHGRVGSLAQAAAARGVEPRDIVKTLVVRRGEGDFLFVLVPGDREISWPKLRAVLGVNRLSMPDAEVAREVTGYERGTITPFGSTTAWPVIADASLRGDPARQISIGAGAHGVAATVPAEATLAHLDAQVADVTERQE from the coding sequence ATGAGCGAGACACCTGCGACCAGCGCCCTGGAGGCCTCCGGCCTCGATCACGAGATCACGCGACACGGCCGCGTCGGCTCGCTCGCCCAGGCAGCGGCGGCCCGCGGCGTCGAGCCTCGGGACATCGTCAAGACCCTGGTGGTGCGGCGCGGCGAGGGCGACTTCCTGTTCGTGCTGGTCCCGGGCGATCGGGAGATCTCCTGGCCGAAGCTGCGGGCAGTGCTCGGGGTGAACCGGCTGTCGATGCCGGACGCGGAGGTGGCCCGGGAGGTCACCGGGTACGAGCGCGGCACCATCACCCCGTTCGGATCCACCACCGCCTGGCCCGTGATCGCCGATGCCTCGCTGAGAGGGGACCCGGCTCGACAGATCTCGATCGGTGCCGGCGCCCATGGCGTCGCGGCCACGGTCCCTGCCGAGGCCACCCTCGCGCATCTGGATGCCCAGGTCGCAGACGTCACCGAACGTCAGGAGTGA
- the gyrA gene encoding DNA gyrase subunit A, giving the protein MSDTPQDPTNPDETPELPASVAGQATPEGAHEVSGSEAADRTVTLVDPLDEGEVDRITQVDLNQEMQRSYLDYAMSVIVSRALPDVRDGLKPVHRRIVYAMYDGGYRPDRSFSKCAKVVGEVMGNYHPHGDSAIYDAMVRLVQPWSMRYPLILGQGNFGSPGDDGAAAPRYTECKMAPLALELVRDIDQETVDMQGNYDNTVDEPVVLPARFPNLLVNGSSGIAVGMATNIPPHNLREVADAVQWLLTNHEATKAELLEACLRFIKGPDFPSGATIAGTRGIEDAYRTGRGSITQRAVVSTEEINGRMSLVVTELPYQVNPDTLARKIAEMVKLGKIQGIADITDETSGRTGQRLVITLKRDAVAKVVLNNLYKHTQLQENFSANMLALAGGVPRTLSIDSFVREWTKHQIDVIIRRTRYRLRKAEEQIHIYRGYLKALDALDEVIALIRRSPDADKARDGLMELLEIDETQAGAILAMQLRRLAALERQKITDEHDRLQALIEEYTAILASPERQREIVSEELGELVDKYGDDRRTRIDPFDGDMSMEDLIPEQDVVVTITRGGYVKRTRADQYRAQKRGGKGVRGASLRTDDVVEHFFTTTTHRWLLFFTNQGRVYRAKGYELPEAPRDAKGQHVANLMAFQPDENIASVLAIDSYEDAQYLVLATQSGLVKKTPMTAFDSNRTGGIIAINLRDIDGVDGTQPDRVIAARSVDADDHLLLVSRNGQSVRFPAADDVLRPTGRATSGVTGMKFRHDDELLAMDVIRPEQFVVTVTDGGYAKRTSIDEYRVQGRGGLGIRVAKLPDDRGHLVGAAAVDESDELLVVMEKGRVVRSSVAEVPAKGRTTMGVVFAKPGKSDRILLVTTSPESEIDEDVEDAAEGGDTASGDGGADPANAVETSSEAVAEAVEGADAVEIDTEDGSQTGSSPSDDLGSDASAPSPSGDDDPIEE; this is encoded by the coding sequence ATGAGCGACACCCCGCAGGACCCCACGAACCCCGACGAGACCCCGGAGCTGCCCGCCTCCGTGGCCGGACAGGCCACCCCCGAGGGCGCCCACGAGGTCTCCGGCTCCGAGGCCGCCGACCGCACCGTCACCCTCGTCGACCCGCTCGACGAGGGGGAGGTCGACCGCATCACCCAGGTCGACCTGAACCAGGAGATGCAGCGCTCCTATCTCGACTACGCGATGAGCGTGATCGTCTCCCGTGCGCTGCCCGACGTCCGCGACGGCCTCAAGCCCGTCCACCGTCGCATCGTCTACGCGATGTACGACGGCGGCTACCGCCCCGACCGCTCCTTCTCCAAGTGCGCGAAGGTCGTCGGCGAGGTGATGGGCAACTATCACCCCCACGGCGACAGCGCGATCTACGACGCCATGGTGCGCCTGGTGCAGCCGTGGTCGATGCGGTATCCGCTGATCCTGGGACAGGGCAATTTCGGCTCGCCCGGCGACGACGGCGCGGCCGCCCCGCGGTACACCGAGTGCAAGATGGCCCCGCTGGCCCTCGAGCTGGTGCGCGACATCGACCAGGAGACGGTCGATATGCAGGGCAACTACGACAACACGGTCGACGAACCCGTCGTGCTGCCCGCCCGTTTCCCGAACCTGCTGGTCAACGGCTCCTCCGGCATCGCCGTGGGCATGGCCACCAACATCCCGCCGCACAACCTGCGCGAGGTGGCCGACGCCGTCCAGTGGCTGCTGACGAACCACGAGGCCACCAAGGCGGAGCTGCTCGAGGCCTGCCTGCGGTTCATCAAGGGACCTGACTTCCCCAGCGGCGCCACCATCGCCGGCACCCGGGGCATCGAGGACGCGTACCGCACCGGGCGCGGCTCCATCACCCAGCGCGCCGTGGTCTCCACCGAGGAGATCAACGGGCGGATGTCGCTCGTGGTCACGGAGCTGCCGTACCAGGTCAACCCCGACACCCTGGCGCGCAAGATCGCCGAGATGGTCAAGCTCGGCAAGATCCAGGGCATCGCCGACATCACCGACGAGACCTCCGGCCGGACCGGCCAGCGCCTGGTCATCACGCTCAAGCGCGATGCCGTCGCCAAGGTCGTGCTGAACAACCTCTACAAGCACACCCAGCTGCAGGAGAACTTCTCCGCCAACATGCTGGCGCTCGCCGGCGGGGTGCCGCGCACCCTGTCGATCGACTCCTTCGTGCGCGAGTGGACCAAGCACCAGATCGACGTCATCATCCGCCGCACCCGGTACCGCCTGCGCAAGGCCGAGGAGCAGATCCACATCTACCGCGGCTACCTCAAGGCGCTCGATGCGCTCGACGAGGTCATCGCGCTGATCCGCCGCTCCCCGGATGCCGACAAGGCCCGCGACGGGCTGATGGAGCTGCTGGAGATCGACGAGACCCAGGCCGGTGCGATCCTGGCCATGCAGCTTCGCCGCCTGGCCGCCCTGGAACGACAGAAGATCACCGACGAGCACGACCGTCTGCAGGCCCTCATCGAGGAGTACACCGCGATCCTGGCCTCGCCGGAGCGTCAGCGGGAGATCGTCTCCGAGGAGCTGGGCGAGCTCGTCGACAAGTACGGCGACGACCGCCGCACGCGGATCGATCCCTTCGACGGCGACATGTCGATGGAGGACCTGATCCCCGAGCAGGACGTCGTCGTCACCATCACCCGCGGCGGCTACGTCAAGCGCACCCGGGCCGACCAGTACCGCGCCCAGAAGCGCGGCGGCAAGGGCGTGCGGGGCGCCTCGCTGCGGACGGACGACGTGGTCGAGCACTTCTTCACCACCACCACGCACCGCTGGCTGCTGTTCTTCACCAACCAGGGCCGGGTCTACCGCGCCAAGGGTTACGAGCTGCCGGAGGCCCCGCGGGACGCCAAGGGCCAGCACGTGGCGAACCTGATGGCCTTCCAGCCCGACGAGAACATCGCCTCGGTGCTGGCGATCGACAGCTACGAGGACGCCCAGTACCTCGTGCTCGCCACCCAGTCCGGGCTGGTCAAGAAGACCCCGATGACGGCCTTCGACTCCAACCGCACCGGCGGCATCATCGCGATCAACCTGCGCGACATCGACGGGGTCGACGGGACCCAGCCGGACCGGGTGATCGCGGCCCGCTCCGTGGACGCCGACGATCACCTGCTGCTGGTCTCCCGCAACGGCCAGTCCGTGCGGTTCCCGGCCGCCGATGACGTGCTGCGTCCGACGGGCCGCGCCACCAGCGGCGTGACCGGGATGAAGTTCCGCCACGACGACGAGCTGCTGGCGATGGACGTGATCCGCCCCGAGCAGTTCGTGGTCACCGTGACCGACGGCGGATACGCCAAGCGCACCAGCATCGACGAGTACCGCGTCCAGGGCCGCGGCGGCCTGGGCATCCGGGTCGCGAAGCTGCCCGACGACCGCGGTCACCTGGTCGGTGCCGCCGCCGTCGACGAGTCCGACGAGCTGCTGGTGGTGATGGAGAAGGGCCGCGTGGTCCGCTCCAGCGTGGCCGAGGTCCCGGCGAAGGGCCGCACCACCATGGGCGTCGTCTTCGCCAAGCCCGGCAAGAGCGATCGCATCCTGCTGGTCACCACGAGCCCCGAGTCCGAGATCGATGAGGACGTGGAGGATGCGGCAGAGGGCGGGGACACGGCCTCCGGCGACGGCGGTGCCGACCCTGCGAACGCGGTCGAGACCTCGAGCGAGGCCGTGGCCGAGGCGGTCGAGGGCGCAGATGCTGTGGAGATCGATACCGAGGACGGGTCGCAGACGGGGTCCTCCCCGTCGGATGATCTAGGCTCGGACGCGTCCGCCCCGTCGCCGTCCGGCGATGACGACCCGATCGAGGAGTGA
- a CDS encoding DLW-39 family protein — MKKLISYTAVLVGSTVAGLLVWRKVESDRHRDELWSEAERISAEQDATEIRD, encoded by the coding sequence GTGAAGAAGCTCATCAGCTACACCGCCGTCCTGGTCGGCTCGACCGTCGCCGGCCTCCTCGTGTGGAGGAAGGTCGAGTCGGATCGCCACCGCGACGAGCTGTGGTCCGAGGCCGAGCGGATCTCCGCCGAGCAGGACGCCACCGAGATCCGCGACTGA
- a CDS encoding DUF3566 domain-containing protein, translating into MSTSDSRTAPGPSASPESSTQLPSFQDEKEPSTDEQSIGSGKGSAARGASRSPKKTTSAASPVEAEKRGPRRVRLTLARLDPFSVMKLSFLVAIAIGIATVVAVVLLWNLVDAIGLWTQIDQLGRDLNGGEPLPFMEFFQFSKMVSYGTIVAVVNVVIITALGTLLAFLYNLVAALLGGLKMTFTDE; encoded by the coding sequence GTGAGCACGAGTGATTCGAGGACGGCCCCCGGCCCGTCCGCATCACCGGAATCGAGCACCCAGCTCCCGTCGTTCCAGGACGAGAAGGAGCCGTCCACGGACGAGCAGTCGATCGGGTCCGGCAAGGGCTCGGCCGCCCGGGGCGCGAGCCGCAGCCCGAAGAAGACCACCTCGGCGGCGAGCCCGGTCGAGGCCGAGAAGCGCGGCCCGCGTCGGGTGCGCCTGACCCTGGCCCGGCTCGACCCGTTCTCCGTGATGAAGCTGTCGTTCCTGGTCGCCATCGCCATCGGCATCGCGACCGTGGTGGCCGTGGTGCTGCTGTGGAACCTGGTCGACGCGATCGGTCTGTGGACCCAGATCGACCAGCTCGGCCGTGACCTCAACGGCGGCGAGCCGCTGCCGTTCATGGAGTTCTTCCAGTTCTCCAAGATGGTCAGCTACGGCACCATCGTCGCGGTGGTGAACGTCGTGATCATCACCGCGCTGGGCACACTGCTGGCCTTCCTCTACAACCTGGTGGCGGCGCTGCTGGGTGGATTGAAGATGACCTTCACCGACGAGTGA
- a CDS encoding anti-sigma factor, with translation MNEQKHDMTGAWALNALDADERAQIEDYLAQDPEAAAEARSFEETAGELARGLEPAPPRPELKDSVMARIARTRQLPPHAEQDADENATPSAPAENTHRAETQAADAPAADSRDAEVVPLDRYRSVVRRTRWLAVAATALLVTSVAGVGLWSTERAAQQDAQETIEALQSAQEDAEQEQQMVSTIMASDDATQLTVPAESGGALHLMYSRDQEAMIVQAADLADLPSGSTYQLWLIDEEGPHDAGLISASDQTVRMEGEMPAGAQLGLTVEPAGGSEQPTTDPIAAGAL, from the coding sequence GTGAACGAGCAGAAGCACGACATGACCGGCGCCTGGGCGCTGAACGCCCTGGACGCCGACGAACGCGCCCAGATCGAGGACTACCTCGCGCAGGACCCCGAGGCCGCCGCCGAGGCCCGCTCCTTCGAGGAGACCGCCGGCGAGCTCGCCCGCGGCCTGGAGCCGGCCCCGCCGCGCCCCGAGCTCAAGGACTCGGTGATGGCGCGGATCGCCCGGACTCGTCAGCTCCCGCCGCACGCCGAGCAGGACGCCGACGAGAACGCGACACCGTCCGCCCCCGCCGAGAACACCCATCGGGCCGAGACGCAGGCCGCCGACGCCCCCGCCGCCGATTCCCGGGATGCCGAGGTCGTCCCCCTGGACCGCTACCGGTCGGTCGTACGACGCACCCGGTGGCTCGCCGTCGCGGCGACCGCCCTCCTGGTCACCAGCGTCGCCGGCGTCGGGCTGTGGAGCACCGAGCGCGCCGCGCAGCAGGACGCGCAGGAGACGATCGAGGCCCTGCAATCCGCGCAGGAGGACGCCGAGCAGGAGCAGCAGATGGTCTCGACCATCATGGCCTCCGACGACGCGACGCAGCTGACGGTGCCGGCCGAGTCCGGAGGTGCACTGCACCTGATGTATTCGCGCGATCAGGAGGCGATGATCGTCCAGGCCGCCGATCTGGCGGACCTCCCCAGCGGCAGCACCTATCAGCTGTGGCTCATCGATGAGGAAGGCCCCCACGACGCCGGGCTGATCTCCGCGTCGGACCAGACCGTGAGGATGGAGGGAGAGATGCCCGCGGGAGCGCAGCTCGGCCTCACCGTCGAACCGGCGGGCGGCTCCGAACAGCCGACCACCGACCCGATCGCGGCGGGAGCCCTGTGA
- the gyrB gene encoding DNA topoisomerase (ATP-hydrolyzing) subunit B, with translation MSDSDRPLPAQDAPQGAPDPVPDPAPEVGSIGERAAHAPTHYDASDITVLEGLEAVRKRPGMYIGSTGERGLHHMVQEIVDNSVDEAMAGHGETIEVTLLADGGVRCVDHARGIPVAMHPTEGKPAVELVLTVLHAGGKFGGGGYAVSGGLHGVGSSVVNALSVRMEVEIRRDGHVWRQTYSRGAPATELVRGEETDETGTTITFWADDEIFDETVYDVETLRRRFQQMAFLNKGLRITLTDERPVEVDETEDEDLVDVELEAEGAEKNDGPIVFSYHYERGLQDFVEFINTAKRAEVIHPDIISFESEDTEVEISVEVAMQWTGAYSESVHTYANTINTHEGGTHEEGFRSSLTSIVNRYGRAQGLLKEKDANLTGEDIREGLTAVVSVKLGEPQFEGQTKTKLGNTVARTFMVKVMTDQLQDWFESHPSEAKAIVMKGQAAAAAREAARKARDATRRKSPLETGGMPGKLRDCSSRNPSESEIFIVEGDSAGGSAVQGRDPRTQAILPIRGKILNVEKARLDRALDNQEVRSLITAFGTGIGDDFDATKLRYHKIVLMADADVDGQHICTLLLTLLFRYMRPLIELGHVFIAMPPLYRLKWSNAPHEYVFSDDERDERMEAGRAAGRRIPKDNGIQRYKGLGEMDWKELQATTMDSASRTLKQVTVDEAADADTIFSVLMGDDVESRRRFIQENAKDVRFLDI, from the coding sequence GTGAGCGACAGCGACCGACCCCTGCCCGCCCAGGACGCGCCCCAGGGCGCGCCGGACCCGGTGCCCGATCCCGCACCCGAGGTCGGCTCCATCGGGGAGCGCGCAGCCCACGCCCCCACGCACTACGACGCCTCGGACATCACCGTCCTCGAGGGCCTCGAAGCGGTCCGCAAGCGCCCCGGCATGTACATCGGCTCCACCGGTGAGCGCGGCCTGCACCACATGGTCCAGGAGATCGTCGACAACTCGGTGGACGAGGCGATGGCCGGTCACGGCGAGACCATCGAGGTGACCCTGCTGGCCGACGGCGGCGTGCGCTGCGTCGACCACGCCCGCGGCATCCCGGTCGCCATGCACCCCACCGAGGGCAAGCCCGCCGTCGAGCTGGTGCTCACCGTGCTGCACGCCGGCGGCAAGTTCGGCGGCGGCGGGTACGCGGTCTCCGGCGGTCTGCACGGCGTCGGCTCCTCCGTGGTCAACGCGCTCTCGGTGCGGATGGAGGTGGAGATCCGCCGTGACGGTCACGTGTGGCGCCAGACCTACTCCCGCGGCGCCCCCGCCACCGAGCTGGTCCGGGGCGAGGAGACCGACGAGACCGGCACCACGATCACCTTCTGGGCCGACGACGAGATCTTCGACGAGACCGTCTACGACGTCGAGACGCTGCGCAGGCGGTTCCAGCAGATGGCGTTCCTGAACAAGGGCCTGCGCATCACGCTGACCGACGAGCGTCCCGTGGAGGTCGACGAGACCGAGGACGAGGATCTGGTCGACGTCGAGCTCGAGGCCGAAGGCGCCGAGAAGAACGACGGTCCGATCGTCTTCTCCTACCACTACGAGCGCGGCCTGCAGGACTTCGTCGAGTTCATCAACACGGCCAAGCGGGCCGAGGTCATCCACCCCGACATCATCTCCTTCGAGTCCGAGGACACGGAGGTGGAGATCTCCGTCGAGGTCGCCATGCAGTGGACCGGCGCCTACTCGGAATCGGTCCACACCTACGCCAACACGATCAACACCCACGAGGGCGGCACCCACGAGGAGGGCTTCCGCTCCTCGCTGACCTCGATCGTGAACCGCTACGGACGCGCTCAGGGCCTGCTGAAGGAGAAGGACGCCAACCTCACCGGCGAGGACATCCGCGAGGGCCTGACCGCCGTGGTGTCCGTCAAGCTCGGCGAGCCCCAGTTCGAGGGCCAGACCAAGACCAAGCTGGGCAACACCGTCGCCCGCACCTTCATGGTCAAGGTGATGACCGATCAGCTGCAGGACTGGTTCGAGTCCCACCCGTCCGAGGCCAAGGCCATCGTCATGAAGGGCCAGGCCGCGGCGGCCGCCCGCGAGGCGGCCCGCAAGGCCCGCGACGCCACCCGCCGCAAGTCGCCGCTGGAGACCGGAGGCATGCCGGGCAAGCTGCGCGACTGCTCCTCCCGCAATCCCTCCGAATCCGAGATCTTCATCGTCGAGGGCGACTCCGCCGGCGGCTCCGCCGTGCAGGGCCGCGATCCGCGCACCCAGGCCATCCTGCCCATCCGCGGCAAGATCCTGAACGTGGAGAAGGCCCGGCTGGACCGAGCCCTGGACAACCAGGAGGTCCGCTCGCTGATCACCGCCTTCGGCACCGGCATCGGGGACGACTTCGACGCCACCAAGCTGCGGTACCACAAGATCGTCCTGATGGCCGACGCGGACGTCGACGGCCAGCACATCTGCACCCTGCTGCTGACGCTGCTGTTCCGCTACATGCGCCCGCTGATCGAGCTCGGCCACGTGTTCATCGCGATGCCGCCGCTGTACCGCCTGAAGTGGTCCAACGCCCCGCACGAGTACGTGTTCAGCGACGACGAGCGCGACGAGCGGATGGAGGCCGGCCGGGCCGCCGGACGCCGCATCCCCAAGGACAACGGGATCCAGCGCTACAAGGGCCTGGGCGAGATGGACTGGAAGGAGCTCCAGGCCACCACCATGGACAGCGCATCGCGCACGCTGAAGCAGGTCACGGTCGATGAGGCCGCCGACGCCGACACCATCTTCTCCGTCCTGATGGGCGACGACGTCGAGTCGCGACGCCGCTTCATCCAGGAGAACGCCAAGGACGTCCGCTTCCTCGACATCTGA
- the sigK gene encoding ECF RNA polymerase sigma factor SigK, with the protein MALDPPEEEVTRPRSREPDGRAHGDPEVTVPPLSELLGRVARGDQDAFSDLYDETSSLLFALIKRVVRDVSISEEVLQEVFVEIWKQATRFDSRRGSAHGWMCTIAHRRAVDTVRSSDAARRRDSEEGIRALEEEVVDVQEEGVLRIESQRVATAMRGLTSPQSEAIRLAYFGGYSHREVAALLDIPVGTAKTRIRDGMIVLRESLGVTS; encoded by the coding sequence ATGGCGCTCGATCCCCCCGAGGAAGAAGTGACGCGACCACGGTCGCGCGAGCCGGATGGGAGGGCGCACGGTGACCCCGAGGTCACCGTGCCTCCCCTGTCCGAGCTGTTGGGCCGCGTCGCCCGAGGGGACCAGGACGCCTTCTCCGATCTCTACGACGAGACCTCGTCCCTGCTGTTCGCCCTCATCAAGCGCGTGGTGCGAGATGTGTCGATCAGTGAGGAGGTGCTGCAGGAAGTGTTCGTGGAGATCTGGAAGCAGGCCACCCGGTTCGACAGCCGCCGCGGCTCCGCCCACGGATGGATGTGCACCATCGCCCATCGGCGCGCCGTCGACACCGTCCGCTCCAGTGACGCCGCACGGCGTCGGGACTCGGAAGAAGGCATCCGGGCCCTCGAGGAGGAGGTCGTCGATGTGCAGGAGGAAGGAGTACTGAGAATCGAATCCCAGCGCGTCGCCACCGCGATGCGTGGCCTGACGTCCCCGCAGTCCGAGGCGATCCGCCTCGCATACTTCGGTGGCTACAGTCACCGCGAGGTGGCGGCCCTGCTCGACATTCCGGTCGGGACGGCGAAGACACGAATACGGGACGGCATGATCGTCCTGCGGGAGAGCCTGGGGGTGACCTCGTGA